A section of the Pochonia chlamydosporia 170 chromosome 2, whole genome shotgun sequence genome encodes:
- a CDS encoding TfdA family taurine dioxygenase (similar to Neosartorya fischeri NRRL 181 XP_001264040.1), with product MPSAAPTASQQGQLVGGHADSRPTLKEPLVYSGSLDKFIKEQDDITPVIGRAFTGVQIRDLIKAEDSVMRDVALTISQRGVVFLKNQDVTPTEMKTFMERLTQLAGCPTSSGLHVHPLTEEGSELGDQISVISSEKQKKGGGLTHQLSDVSRFASAGWHSDITFEKVPSDYAMLKIHTLPATGGDTLWTSGYEIYDRLSPPMQKFLEGLTATHDASFFHDEAARLGNPLRQGQRGSPLNQGGNLTAVHPIIRTNPVTGWKSVYVNKGFTKRINGVSKDESDVLLQYLFNLVTQNHDAQVRFKWTKNDVAIWDNRSTLHCATYDYAAARAGDRVCSLGEAPYFDPNSVSRREALGL from the exons ATGCCGTCAGCAGCACCAACTGCCAGCCAGCAGGGTCAACTTGTTGGGGGCCATGCAGACTCACGGCCCACGTTGAAAGAGCCGCTTGTCTACAGCGGCAGTCTTGACAAGTTCATCAAGGAGCAAGACGATATCACTCCTGTGATTGGTCGGGCTTTTACTGGTGTGCAGATCCGGGATCTCATCAAGGCTGAGGACTCTGTGATGCGGGATGTCGCTCTGACAATTTCTCAGCGTGGCGTTGTGTTTCTGAAGAACCAAGATGTCACGCCGACGGAGATGAAGACGTTTATGGAGCGTCTTACCCAGCTGGCTGGATGTCCTACCAGCTCTGGGTTGCATGTACATCCATTGACTGAAGAAGGTAGTGAGCTTGGAGATCAAATTAGTGTCATTTCGAgtgagaagcagaagaagggtgGTGGCTTGACTCATCAATTGAGTGATGTTTCGCGATTTGCTAGTGCGGGTTGGCATAGCGATAT TACTTTTGAAAAGGTTCCCTCTGACTATGCCATGCTGAAAATTCACACTTTGCCCGCAACAGGCGGTGACACC CTCTGGACGTCGGGTTACGAAATCTATGACCGTCTTTCGCCACCGATGCAGAAGTTCCTCGAGGGCCTCACAGCTACTCATGATGCATCCTTTTTCCACGACGAAGCCGCCCGCCTGGGCAACCCCCTTCGTCAAGGACAGCGCGGCTCCCCTCTCAACCAGGGTGGAAATCTCACAGCCGTGCATCCCATCATCAGGACCAACCCAGTGACAGGGTGGAAGTCAGTCTACGTGAACAAGGGTTTCACTAAGCGAATAAACGGGGTGTCCAAGGATGAAAGTGATGTGCTTCTGCAGTATCTGTTCAACTTGGTTACGCAGAACCATGATGCGCAGGTCAGATTCAAGTGGACCAAGAATGATGTAGCTATTTGGGATAATCGCTCGACTCTTCATTGTGCGACGTATGATTACGCTGCGGCTAGAGCGGGTGATCGAGTATGCAGTCTGGGAGAAGCACCGTATTTTGATCCCAATAGCGTCAGCCGAAGAGAGGCTCTCGGCTTGTAA
- a CDS encoding MFS transporter (similar to Neosartorya fischeri NRRL 181 XP_001264041.1), which translates to MGNDSVIPAPVVDHVSETGKAEIGVGREHLHTALPPHDTYEGRHRYDPLAEWTVAEERAAVRKTDIRLLSWLCIMFLGLQLDRGNLSNALADDLLGDLGLTTDDYNNGTTIQLVCFLAAEFPVQFLTKRYGFKNVLPGLMCAWSVVSTFQAFMTGRTAFYITRALIGLFEGGFIPGAILMATYFYTSSELSVRLAAFWSTLNVARVISALLAAGFLEMRGVAGHTGWFWLLLLEGILTLVIGVASFLYLPLSPTSTKSVLCPRPWYSEREEVIMINRILRDDPAKGLTDIKEPVTVKDVKAAWSDKSLWGLYLVGMIAYIPATPVQAYLTLTLKRVGKFSTLASNLLTAPSAALQIVTMLGLAYSSDYFNERAFHCLIGELWNLPLFTALLTLPNGGREWGRYSIITLISGYPYFHPIVSSWISENSFDVKKRAIAAATYNVAVQIGSLIGSQIYRKWDAPYYKTGNTVCISILALAVVVLLVQRQFLVHLNNKKRREWNAMSTEEQVAYQTDKEAREIDGNKRLDFLFAQ; encoded by the exons ATGGGCAACGACAGCGTGATACCCGCGCCGGTCGTGGACCATGTCTCTGAGACGGGCAAGGCGGAGATTGGTGTCGGTCGCGAGCATTTGCATACTGCGCTGCCGCCTCATGATACGTATGAAGGGAGACATCGGTATGATCCTCTGGCGGAATGGACGGTTGCTGAGGAGAGGGCAGCCGTTAGAAAGACTGATATCCGACTattgtcttggctttgtaTCATG TTCTTGGGTCTGCAACTTGACCGCGGCAACTTGAGCAATGCATTGGCTGATGACCTCTTGGGAGATCTTGGCCTTACTACCGATGATTACAACAAT GGCACTACTATTCAGCTCGTTTGTTTCCTCGCCGCCGAGTTTCCAGTACAGTTCTTGACAAAGAGATACGGCTTCAAGAATGTACTACCAGGA TTGATGTGTGCTTGGAGCGTTGTGT CAACCTTCCAAGCTTTCATGACGGGTCGCACCGCATTCTACATCACACGAGCTCTTATTGGCCTTTTCGAGGGTGGTTTCATCCCTGGTGCCATTTTGATGGCGACTTATTTCTACACCAGTTCCGAGCTATCAGTGCGCCTAGCTGCTTTCTGGTCTACGCTGAATGTCGCAA GAGTTATATCCGCCCTCCTTGCCGCTGGCTTCCTCGAAATGAGAGGTGTCGCCGGTCACACCGGTTGGttctggcttctcctcctAGAGGGTATTCTCACCCTCGTCATTGGCGTGGCATCCTTCCTCTATCTGCCGTTGAGTCCAACAAGCACCAAATCTGTCCTCTGTCCGCGCCCATGGTACAGCGAAAGGGAAGAGGTCATCATGATCAATCGCATCCTGAGAGATGACCCTGCCAAGGGCTTGACCGACATCAAAGAGCCAGTCACTGTCaaggatgtcaaggctgcttGGTCTGACAAGTCTCTCTGGGGCCTGTACCTGGTCGGCATGATTGCGTATATCCCGGCAACGCCTGTCCAAGCCTACCTGACACTCACGTTGAAGCGTGTTGGAAAGTTCAGCACGCTGGCTAGCAACCTTCTCACCGCTCCATCTGCTGCCCTCCAAATTGTTACTATGCTTGGTCTGGCATATAGCTCTGACTACTTCAACGAGAGGGCATTCCACTGCTTAATTGGCGAGCTTTGGAATCTGCCATTGTTTACTGCACTGCTCACCCTACCGAATGGCGGAAGGGAATGGGGTCGCTATTCAATCATTACGCTTATTTCGGGATACCCCTACTTCCATCCCATTGTTAGCTCTTGGATCTCCGAAAACAGCTTCGATGTCAAGAAGCGCGCCATTGCGGCGGCTACTTATAACGTGGCAGTACAGAT TGGGAGTCTCATCGGAAGTCAGATTTATAGGAAATGGGATGCGCCGTATTACAAAACCGGCAACACGGTCTGTATTTCCATCTTGGCGTTGGCAGTGGTTGTCCTGCTGGTGCAACGGCAGTTCTTGGTGCATCTGAATAACAAGAAGAGGCGTGAGTGGAATGCGATGAGTACGGAGGAACAAGTGGCGTATCAGACGGACAAGGAGGCAAGAGAGATTGATGGAAACAAGCGtcttgactttttgtttgcGCAGTAA
- a CDS encoding NAD dependent epimerase/dehydratase family protein (similar to Metarhizium robertsii ARSEF 23 XP_007825554.1) — MKSQVFIVGPGYVGREIIDLLLAEGQYEITTLVRREAAAKEFEQDGVKAVLGDLNDSKLIQKLSAQSDVVFHTATADHLESAQAILAGIEERASQGKKTIYLHQSGASVLSDASPGNNVNDEVFSDKTPAQVDTLADTAPHRKIDLAILKARQKVGNMARIFIWMPPIIYGNNSKYKRLSIQVPALTRFACKHGHAGYVDNGKQGWGVVHVLDLAKAYVQVLHWVEKAEDSDPELQNPYFFCESGETTWGQVGEMIGNGLYKAGRISTPKAQSIPESDYVDLFGQFTPDVVGCRCRNRADRLRAMGWKPEQLGFEEAFEKEDLPVLLAEKGEFKASGMTLS; from the exons ATGAAGAGCCAAGTTTTCATCGTTGGTCCAGGCTATGTTGGTCGCGAGATCATTGACCTCTTGCTGGCTGAGGGACAGTATGAGATTACTACCCTCGTTCGCCGggaggctgctgccaaggaattCGAACAAGACG GAGTGAAGGCAGTTCTTGGTGATCTGAACGACTCAAAGTTGATTCAGAAACTGAGCGCCCAGAGCGATGTGGTCTTCCACACTGCAACTGCCGATCATTTGGAGTCTGCTCAGGCAATCCTTGCCGGAATTGAGGAGCGTGCAAGTCAGG GCAAGAAAACTATTTACCTTCACCAAAGCGGTGCCAGCGTTCTCAGTGACGCCTCACCCGGCAACAATGTCAACGACGAAGTTTTCTCAGACAAGACGCCTGCGCAGGTTGACACTTTGGCAGACACTGCGCCCCATCGCAAGATTGACCTTG CCATCTTGAAGGCCCGACAGAAGGTCGGCAACATGGCCCGGATCTTCATTTGGATGCCCCCTATCATCTatggcaacaacagcaaataCAAGCGTCTCTCTATCCAG GTCCCGGCATTGACCCGTTTTGCTTGCAAACATGGACACGCCGGCTacgttgacaatggcaagcagGGATGGGGAGTAGTTCATGTCCTCGACCTCGCAAAG GCCTATGTCCAGGTTCTCCACTGGGTTGAAAAGGCCGAGGATTCCGACCCAGAGCTGCAGAACCCGTACTTCTTCTGCGAAAGCGGAGAGACCACATGGGGACAGGTTGGTGAGATGATTGGAAATGGCCTCTATAAGGCCGGAAGAATTTCTACGCCCAAGGCACAATCCATCCCCGAGTCCGACTACGTGGACCTGTTTGGACAGTTCACACctgatgttgttggttgtaGGTGTCGCAATCGAGCTGATAGGCTGCGGGCTATGGGATGGAAGCCTGAGCAGTTGGGCTTCGAGGAAGCGTTTGAGAAGGAGGACTTGCCTGTGTTGCTTGCTGAAAAGGGGGAGTTTAAGGCTTCTGGTATGACGCTTTCGTAA
- a CDS encoding fungal zn(2)-Cys(6) binuclear cluster domain-containing protein: MFNTWKQSSNSYVVLSTGPPFERPQNGKHRRSACNACRNSKIRCTNELTGCGNCQKRSLDCQYGTEGGTEFNIGAVQGRRKLRQKSGLALSVSPATHDLDRPQVQISRKDTDWTDSEITLGPATGLSSGSQMGSPNTNIASLRSDRTLDLANGISDFVDHTGHIPRGKAFLDQLPLEHPVNTSGSDPCGSDRSPSLHILANTDITEPTEIGFTGDSTSQSITPVFSNTSSLSCLCPVTALDTWETLITDISSNGGSTDSLARCQKAAMLSCEALVRCHGCSSRSQDVMLLIDICAKLLESLKSQDGEFSLLHRRSDRRLSLYEYSTEHGMAEDDEDDDEKHILHSFWMARMQRLGRLIARVGMLLDGEEWSAHRGLLQGVQVLFTND, encoded by the exons ATGTTCAACACCTGGAAACAAAGCAGCAACTCGTACGTAGTTCTTTCGACAGGGCCGCCATTTGAGCGGCCACAAAATGGGAAGCATCGGCGGTCAGCCTGCAACGCCTGTCGCAATAGCAAG ATACGATGTACAAACGAGCTCACTGGTTGCGGAAACTGTCAAAAAAGGAGCCTGGATTGCCAATACGGCACCGAAGGTGGCACTGAGTTCAACATCGGGGCCGTGCAAGGACGACGTAAGCTGAGACAAAAGTCGGGACTAGCTCTGTCTGTGTCCCCTGCTACAC ATGATCTCGATAGGCCCCAAGTTCAAATTAGTCGCAAGGACACAGATTGGACAGACTCGGAAATTACGCTTGGACCAGCTACAGGCCTTTCGTCTGGATCCCAAATGGGTtctccaaacaccaacatcgcTAGTCTTCGGTCGGACAGAACTCTAGATCTCGCAAATGGGATATCTGACTTCGTAGACCATACTGGACATATACCAAGAGGCAAGGCTTTCTTAGATCAATTGCCTCTCGAGCACCCCGTGAACACTTCAGGTAGCGACCCTTGCGGTTCTGATCGCTCTCCATCCCTTCATATTTTGGCCAACACGGATATTACTGAACCCACCGAGATCGGGTTCACTGGAGACAGTACATCTCAAAGCATCACGCCCGTCTTCTCCAATACCAGCTCTCTCTCTTGCCTATGTCCTGTCACCGCTTTGGACACCTGGGAGACCCTGATTACCGACATTTCCTCAAATGGAGGCTCCACGGATAGTCTTGCGAGATGTCAAAAGGCGGCCATGTTAAGTTGCGAGGCACTGGTCCGCTGCCATGGGTGCTCATCGCGGTCGCAGGACGTCATGCTACTCATCGACATCTGCGCAAAGCTGCTTGAAAGTCTAAAGTCGCAAGATGGAGAGTTTTCCCTGCTCCACCGGCGAAGTGATCGCCGACTGTCATTGTACGAGTATTCGACAGAACACGGTAtggcagaagatgacgaggatgacgacgagaaaCATATCCTGCACAGCTTTTGGATGGCACGGATGCAAAGGCTAGGGCGCTTAATAGCTAGAGTCGGGATGTTACTAGATGGAGAAGAGTGGTCGGCGCACAGGGGCTTACTTCAAGGCGTGCAGGTGCTGTTTACAAAT GACTAA
- a CDS encoding calcineurin-dependent (similar to Metarhizium acridum CQMa 102 XP_007810777.1) — protein sequence MSTLDFTSVHGWLATSNRWSIIQVSILAIACFAAYWFCLVFYRLFLHPLRDVPGPKVAAATSWYEFYQDVVLDGHYIKDYPRLHEQYGPIVRMSPTRVHINDSKFYHKVYSTRTMYLKEPAMFKFAGDLDALPFIMDPAAHKIRRGIVSPMFTPRAVQEFSPAALQIVKAALEKVGIAHESGLPVSLRKLETNFAMDIIMKLCFGRDMNCTKGTKETATLVESMITLSRSFSLIKHFPILGTTLQSFPNAILGRIIPGFVEFREQCAKWVTEVRERHQNGIYSDETGRQTVFDVILEAEPQRITKGLVDEAFSLVIGGTETTVTTITFGVWCILKNPAVHKKLLDELSMVETNNDGLMEYRNLVNLPYLTAIIHETLRISSPAPGILTRLVPDGGTTYGGYFLPEGTSVSTAQRMIHYNPELFPEPEAFIPERWLGEDAQASKANLIPFGKGPRMCVGMNLSYMEAYIFLGNLFRRFEISLHNAEQTSLRWKDYIALHLEDDVMIKVKSLR from the exons ATGTCGACTCTTGATTTTACTTCAGTgcatggctggctggccacaTCTAATCGGTGGAGCATTATTCAGGTCTCCATCCTGGCTATAGCATGTTTTGCAGCCTACTGGTTCTGCCTCGTGTTCTATCGTCTCTTTCTACATCCGCTTCGGGATGTGCCAGGACCCaaggtggcggcggcaactAGTTGGTATGAGTTCTATCAAGATGTAGTCCTGGACGGGCACTACATCAAAGATTATCCTCGACTACATGAGCAATACG GCCCTATTGTGCGCATGAGCCCGACCAGAGTCCACATCAACGACTCGAAATTCTACCATAA GGTATATTCTACCAGAACCATGTATCTCAAGGAGCCTGCCATGTTCAAGTTCGCCGGCGACCTCGACGCGCTACCATTTATCATGGATCCTGCGGCGCACAAGATACGCCGTGGCATTGTGAGCCCCATGTTCACTCCCCGCGCTGTGCAAGAGTTTTCGCCAGCCGCTCTTCAAATCGTCAAAGCTGCCTTGGAAAAGGTGGGAATAGCACATGAATCAGGACTCCCCGTCAGCCTGAGGAAGCTAGAAACGAACTTTGCG ATGGATATAATCATGAAGTTATGTTTTGGCAGGGATATGAACTGCAccaaaggaacaaaagaaactgcCACCCTCGTCGAGTCGATGATAACTCTATCCCGTAGCTTCAGCCTCATCAAGCATTTCCCCATCCTTGGCACTACCCTGCAATCGTTCCCCAACGCGATCCTAGGGCGCATCATCCCAGGCTTCGTCGAATTTCGCGAG CAATGTGCCAAATGGGTCACTGAGGTCCGTGAGAGACATCAAAATGGCATCTATAGCGATGAGACTGGTCGGCAGACTGTTTTTGACGTTATACTGGAGGCCGAGCCCCAGCGCATAACCAAAGGGTTGGTGGACGAGGCATTCTCCCTTGTCATCGGCGGTACCGAGACCACCGTGACGACTATTACATTCGGTGTATGGTGCATCTTGAAGAACCCTGCTGTCCacaagaagctgctggatgaACTCAGCATGGTGGAGACGAATAATGATGGGTTGATGGAATACCGTAACCTGGTCAACTTGCCCTATCTG ACGGCTATTATACACGAGACTCTCCGCATATCATCCCCAGCTCCCGGTATTCTCACACGTCTTGTGCCAGATGGAGGGACCACATACGGCGGGTACTTTCTGCCAGAGGGG ACATCTGTCTCGACGGCACAACGTATGATACACTACAACCCTGAACTCTTCCCTGAACCTGAAGCCTTCATCCCGGAAAGATGGCTAGGGGAAGATGCACAGGCCTCCAAGGCGAATCTTATCCCTTTCGGCAAGGGCCCTCGAATGTGTGTGGGTATGAATCTCTCTTACATGGAGGCGTATATCTTCCTTGGCAACCTTTTCCGTCGCTTCGAAATCAGCTTGCATAATGCAGAACAGACCTCGCTCCGTTGGAAAGATTATATCGCTCTCCatttggaagatgatgtcATGATCAAAGTCAAAAGCCTTAGGTGA
- a CDS encoding terpene synthase metal binding domain-containing protein (similar to Colletotrichum gloeosporioides Nara gc5 XP_007286211.1), protein MSSIITASNRTNGNSTTVTNGHPTVVRIPDMFGSIMSAEPVVNPYHFKVKAAADAWIAEFLKMGKREADKNRKSDFCFCASAMAPHADAEALRTMVDWLNWIFYFDDAFDEGRLDRDPRAAQEEINQTLAVLDDGKKFPDRDLYPLRYLFHTIWDRVKKRVSSDMQLQFKVTHRRYLDGLLHQVEATRNSNRHIQTEDDYIKMRRRTVGGYPCISLIAYAHDINLPQMAFEHPSVQECIAVSCDLAWIHNDIVSYKKDVKSGIEHNIISVLNKNGLSIQKAMDRAGELQSECYRRWYVALANMPVWGERVDREVLKYIQACHSFPLGDLLWSFQTARYLGPTEGYRLHETRLLDLLDLE, encoded by the exons ATGTCTTCTATAATTACAGCTTCAAACCGCACAAATGGAAATTCGACCACTGTCACCAATGGCCATCCGACCGTGGTGCGTATTCCGGACATGTTTGGCTCAATAATGTCTGCCGAGCCGGTCGTGAACCCGTATCATTTCAAGGTCAAAGCCGCTGCTGATGCCTGGATTGCCGA ATTCCTGAAGATGGGGAAACGCGAGGCAGACAAAAATCGAAAGAGTGACTTTTGTTTCTGTGCTTCTGCCATGGCACCCCATGCGGATGCAGAAGCACTCAGGACCATGGTTGACTGGTTGAACTGG ATCTTTTActttgatgatg CCTTTGATGAGGGCCGCCTCGACCGAGATCCAAGAGCCGCACAAGAAGAAATCAATCAGACACTCGCCGtgctggatgatggcaaaAAGTTTCCAGACAGGGACCTGTACCCCTTGCGATACCTGTTTCACACCATTTGGGACCGTGTTAAGAAG CGGGTGTCTTCAGACATGCAATTGCAATTCAAAGTGACGCATCGGCGATATTTGGATGGCCTCTTGCACCAGGTCGAGGCGACGCGTAACAGTAACAGGCACATCCAAACCGAGGACGACTATATAAAGATGCGTAGACGGACGGTCGGCGGATATCCGTGCATAAGCTTGATCGC ATACGCCCATGATATCAACCTGCCGCAGATGGCTTTTGAGCATCCGTCTGTCCAAGAATGCATAGCAGTTAGCTGCGATCTCGCCTGGAT TCACAACGATATTGTCTCCTACAAGAAggacgtcaagtctggtattgaacacaacatcatcagcGTATTGAACAAGAATGGCTTGTCAATCCAGAAAGCGATGGACAGGGCTGGAGAGCTCCAAAGCGAGTGCTATCGTCGGTGGTATGTTGCACTTGCAAACATGCCTGTGTGGGGCGAACGGGTTGATCGGGAAGTATTGAAGTACATCCAGGCATGTCATAGTTTTCCTCTGGGTGATTTACTCTGGAGCTTTCAGACAGCGCGGTATCTGGGACCTACCGAGGGATACCGGTTACATGAAACCCGGCTCCTGGATTTGTTGGATCTGGAGTAG
- a CDS encoding WSC domain-containing protein, with translation MIITFQLLLLGLAPTLVFAAGNVTYLGCLLAPSTGISRPLAFNAINFQRIPASPERCASACQFANGGPAGGFNYNYPMFALDNSACFCGFHLAPGAKLGLNRICDTKCSGDASATCGGDKAVSLYGDGQFLSTPIYMDGLNFDKCYELDQSKYNGPKYNDATNMTVNTCANFCVEHGRYGISLDKDDNCCEFHPPT, from the exons ATGATCATCACATTCCAATTGTTACTACTCGGCCTGGCACCTACATTGGTGTTTGCGGCAGGAAACGTTACTTATCTAGGATGTCTTTTAGCACCATCTACAGGCATCTCGCGTccattggcattcaatgCCATAAACTTCCAACGCATACCAGCCTCTCCAGAAAGGTGCGCAAGTGCATGTCAGTTCGCAAATGGTGGTCCTGCAGGAGGTTTCAACTACAACTACCCCATGTTCGCGTTAGATAACTCAGCGTGCT TCTGTGGATTTCATCTAGCACCTGGTGCGAAACTTGGTCTAAACAGAATTTGCGACACTAAGTGCTCTGGCGATGCGTCGGCTACCTGTGGCGGCGACAAGGCTGTTAGTCTGTATGGCGATGGCCAGTTCCTCTCGACACCTATTTATATGGACGGGTTGAACTTTGATAAGTGTTACGAGCTGGACCAGTCAAAGTACAATGGTCCCAAGTACAATGACGCGACAAACATGACGGTTAACACTTGCGCCAACTTCTGTGTTGAGCATGGCAGGTATGGAATCAGTctcgacaaggacgacaaCTGCTGTGAGTTTCATCCCCCAACATAA